ATAACCACCGTGCTGACGGTGCTATCAAGGCTCACCGACAAGGGTTTGGTCACGCGTTTTCCCGGGAACGGGCGAACCCTGATCTTCAAGGCAGTGCTCTCGCGCGAAGAGCACACTGCTAAGTTGCTGCTTGATGCCATGGGTCAGTCAAACCCAGCTTTGGTGTTCTCTCACTTTGCCGGTGGCCTATCGGCTAAACAGCTGGAGCAGCTTAGAAAAGCTCTGGATCAGTAGTTTTCCAACAGCTTCTTCATGAGGTCGATCTCGGCCTGCTGAACCTCAATGATCTCGGCTCTGAGCTTTTGTGCTGGCGGGTAGTTGGAGTTGGAGAGCATATCGGCCATATCCAACGCACCTTCGTGGTGGGCGATCATG
The genomic region above belongs to Aquiluna sp. KACHI24 and contains:
- a CDS encoding BlaI/MecI/CopY family transcriptional regulator, with translation MSKRKQGELEAEVLGCLWDRPDGLSSQQILALLGDDSLAITTVLTVLSRLTDKGLVTRFPGNGRTLIFKAVLSREEHTAKLLLDAMGQSNPALVFSHFAGGLSAKQLEQLRKALDQ